One window of the Lycorma delicatula isolate Av1 chromosome 3, ASM4794821v1, whole genome shotgun sequence genome contains the following:
- the Ccdc58 gene encoding coiled-coil domain-containing 58, with product MQCVDFLEFQDVLKKMRDLDDKIIYTLNTTIPTTATFRSQIDPSKTCQDLYSKILTNYNKRETAIKDCIVATSDRIKDLKEQNYNKEDLKVNKALKSEQTKLRLLKSELNVEEVVRERTFKVYYERCRQFYKPADLNL from the exons ATGCAGTGCGttgattttcttgaatttcag gatgttttaaagaaaatgagggatctagatgataaaataatttacactttaaatacaaCCATACCTACAACAGCAACATTTCGAAGTCAAATTGATCCTTCAAAAACTTGTCAAGATTTATATAGTAAG atattgaCCAATTATAACAAAAGGGAGACTGCAATTAAAGACTGCATTGTAGCAACATCTGATAGGATAAAAGATTTGAAAGAACAAAACTATAATAAAGAAGATTTGAAAGTgaataaagcattaaaaagtgaacaaacaaag ctTCGTTTATTAAAATCTGAACTTAATGTTGAAGAAGTAGTTAGAGAAAGAACATTTAAAGTATATTATGAACGATGTCGTCAGTTTTATAAACCTGCAGATCTTAATTTATAG